CGGAGACGAGCGCTCGCGGCCGATGGACGAGATCGTGCGCGAGTGCGAGCAGCTGGCCGACCGCGGCGTGAAGGAAATCACGCTCCTCGGCCAGATCGTCACCAGTTACGGCCGGCGCGACTACGCCCACACCGACGGCGTCACGCCCTTCGTGCAGCTGCTTGAGCGCGTGAATGCCATCCCCGGCATCCGGCGCATCCGCTTCACCTCGCCGCACCCGCGCGGCTTCAAGGACGACCTCATCCAGGCCTACGGCCGGCTGGAGAAACTCTGCGAATACGTCCACCTGCCCATGCAGTCCGGCAGCGACCGCATCCTGAAGGCGATGAACCGGCCCTACTCGCGCGACCGCTACAAGCAGATCGTGGACGACCTGCGCCGCGTGCGGCCCGACATGTATTTCTCGACCGACATCATCGTCGGCTTCCCCGGCGAGACCGACGAGGAGTTCGCCCAGACGCGCGATTTGTTCGCCGCCTGCGACTTCGACATGGCCTACGTCTTCAAATACTCGATCCGCTCCGGCACGCCCGCCGCGGACATGGGCGACCAGATTCCCGACGAGGTGAAGGAGGCGCGCAACGCCGAGCTGCTGGCGATCCTCGAGGCCAATTCCAACCGCCGCAACGCCACGCTCCTCGGCACGACCCAGGAAGTGCTGGTCGAGGGGCCGGACAAGAAGGGCCTCGGCTTCATGGGCCGCACCCGCGGCAACCGCATCGTGCACTTCGCCGCCAGCGAGCGTCTCATTGGCGAGCTGGTGCCGGTGAAAATCGAGCGCGTGTCCACAGCGGTGCTTTACGGCTCGCTGCAGCTGGCGGGTGTGGAGAAATGATCACCACGAAATACACAAAAAACACGAAAAGGCCTGACTCCCTTTGGTGTGTTTCGTGTATTTCGTGGTTTAACCATCCATGAGCCTATTCCTCGCCACCCTGATTCCCGGCCTGCTGCTCGCCGTTCTTGGCGGCTTTCTCTTCTGGCCCGGTGCCGCGCCCGCGGCCAAGGCGCTGCCCCGCTCGCAGGCGGCCGCGTGGGCGCTCTTCGGACTCGGGGCGCTTTGGTTCCTGTGGCGGCTGTCGCGCACGGGCGAGGCCGACCTGATCTTTTTCCAAACGCCCGCGCCCGTGATGATCGGTTTCGGGGCGCTCGCCGTCCTGTCCTTCATCTACACGCCCGACTTCCTCGCCGTGCGCGGGGTAAGCGTGCTGATCCTGCTTGGGGCCGAACCCCTGCTGCGCGCCGCCTACATGAAGTGGGATCACCCGCAACGCCTGCTGATGGTCACCGCGGTTTATGTCGGCCTAGCCGCCGCGCTTTATCTCGCGGCCTATCCGTTCCGTCTGCGCGATTTCTTTGACTGGCTGTTCCGCTCTCCCGGCCGGCCAAAACTCATCGGTGCCCTTCTGCTGGGCTACGGGCTCGCCACCTCGGCCGCCGCCTTCACCTACTGAGCCGATGGCCGCTTCCTCGCATGGCCTGATCATTCTCGCCGGTCCCGCCGGCGTGGGCAAAAGCACCCTTTGCGAACGCCTCGTGACCGAGGTACCGGGCTTCGAGCGCGTCATCACCGCCACCACGCGCCCGCCCCGCCCGAACGAGGTCAACGGCCGCGACTACCATTTCTACTCCGAGGCGGATTTCGACGCGAAACTCGCGGCCGACGGGTTTCTCGAGTGGGCCTGGGTGCACCGGAAATACCGCTACGGCACGCCCAAGTCCTCCGTGCTGGAGCGCCTGCCCCACACGAGCCTCGTGATGAACATCGACGTGCAGGGCGTGCGCAGCATCCGCGCCGCCGCGGCCGGAATCCCGCTGCTGCAGCGCTGCCTTGTCACCATCTTCATCGCCCCCGACTCGCTCGACGTGCTGCGCGAGCGCCTGGAGGGCCGCGGCCCGCTGCCCGCCGAGGAGCTCGCCCGCCGCCTGCAGAGCGCCGAGCTGGAGCTGGCCGAGCGCTACAGCTACGACTACATCATCCACAGCTCCACCAAGGAGCAGGACTTCCGCGCGCTGCTCGCCTACTGGGCGCAGGCGCAGCAAAAACTTTCCTCCGCCTGACCCGCTTGCGCGGGGAGGAAACGCGCGCACTGTGCCCGCATGCCGTTTTCCCGCCGCCGCTTTCTCCGCCTGCTTTCCGCCGGCGCAGCGGCCTCGGCCGCGGGACAGACGGCCCGCGCCGACGAAGCCATGAACCCTCCCTATCCCCGCAGCGACCACTTCGACGGCGAGCGCTTTTTCAATCCCAACGGCCACAACCCGCGCGGCTTCCGCGACCTGCTCAAGTGGCAGTTCAGCCGCACCCAAGGCCTCTGGCCCGCCTGGGTGGAGAACACGGCCCAACCCGCACTGCCCGCGACCCTCGCCCCGCGTGCGTGTGCGGTGACCTTTGTTGGTCATGACACCTTCCTGCTCCAATTCGACGGTCTCAACGTGCTCACGGATCCGATCTGGTCGGACCGTTGCAGCCCGGTCTCGTGGGCCGGCCCGAAACGCGTGCGCGCGCCCGGCCTCGCCTTCGAGGCGCTGCCGCGCATCGACCTGGTGCTCGTCAGCCACAACCACTACGACCACCTCGACCTGCCCACGCTGAAGCGACTGCACGCCGCACACCGGCCCGTGCTCTTGACCCCGCTCGGCAACAAGCCGTTCCTCGCCGGCGAAGGCATCGACACCGCCGTCGAGCTCGACTGGTGGCAGAGCCACGAAGTGAAACCCGGGGTGAAGGTCACGGTCACTCCCGCCCAGCACTTCGCCGCCCGCGGCATGTCCGACCGGTTCATGACCCTCTGGGGCGGCTTCGCGCTGGAAACGCTGGCGGGTAAAATCTGGTTCGCGGGCGACTCGGGTTACTTCGACGGCTTCAAGGCCATCGGCGAGAAACTCGGACCCTTCGACCTCGCGCTCATCCCCATCGGGGCCTACGAGCCGCGCTGGTTCATGGAGCCGGTGCATTGCACGCCGGCCGAGGCGATCCAGATCCACCGCGACGTGCGGGCGCGCCGCAGCCTGGCCATGCACTTCGGCTGCTTCCCCCTGGCCGACGACGGTTTCGCGCAACCGGTCACGGAGTTCCGCGCCGCCTTCGCCGCGAGCCAGCTTGGCGCGGAGGACTTCGTCGTCCCGGAGGTCGGCGAAACGCGCATTTTGTCGTTCGCCTGACAGCGCTGGCTCGACACCGCACTTCGGGCGGCTTTGGGTGTCCCACACGGGCCCAACCTTCGTCTCCCCATGAAACCCCTCCTGTTCGTGCTGTTGGCCGCCTCGGTGGCCGCCAACATCGTGCTCGCGTTGCGGCCCGGTCGCTCGCCGTCGTCTGTTTCCACCCCCGCCAATTCCACTACGGTGGCCGCCAACGCCGCGCCTGAAGCCGCCACCCAGACCACAGCGGGCAGTGTGGCCATTTTCAACAGCCGCGGCGGTGGCACGGCCGTCGTCGCCCCCGCACCGGTGGGCGCGGTGTGGCGCCCCGCGACCACCGAGGCGGATATGCACCGTGTCGTCGCCGACCTGCGCGCCGCCGGTTATCCTTCCGACGTGGTCCGGGCCGTGGTAAACCATCTGTTGAAAAAGCATTTTGCCGACCGCGAACCCGAAGCCGGGCAGCCTTTCTGGAAGCGCAATGCCCAAACGCCGGAGGCCGTTGCCGCCAAGACCGCTTTGAGCAATGAGCGCCGCGCCCTCTTTGAGGCCTTGCTCGGACCTGATGCCCGTCCCTCGGCAACGCTCGACCCCGACACCCGCGCGCGCCAGTATGGGTCTCTCTCGGACGACAAGATCGACGCGATCGCCAAGATTGAGCGCGATTACGGCGAGATGTCCGCCGAGGCCTGGGCCAAGCGCCGGGGCAATGTTCTGACCAGCACGGACACCCTGATGCAGACCCAGCTCCTCATGGAAAAGGAGAAGCTCGCCGACCTGGCCACCCTTCTCACCCCGGAGGAACTCGCGCAGTATGAGATGCGACACTCCTCTTCCGCCCGGACCCTGATCAACAACCTGCGCAATGTGGAGATCAACGAGACCGAGTATGCCCAGCTCTATCAGGCGCAGAAGACTTTCGACGCCGCGAATCCCATGCGCAGCAACATGGATCAAAACACCTGGGTGCAACGGCAGGCTGCGCAGCGGGAGCTCAACGAACAGGCGCGGGGCGTGCTGGGGGATCAGCGGTTCTATTCCTATCTTGAAGGATCCGACCGCATGTATGCGCAGGTAGCCCAAGCCTTCAGCTCCTATCCGACGGTGACCCCGACGGTCTCCTATCAGGTCTATCAGCTGCAAACCGATCTGCAGGCCGTCATGTATCAGGCTTCGCGCGATGGCCCCCCTTCGCAGGAGAAGATCGCCGAGATGCGCACCGTGGTGGAGTCCTACAACGCCCGCCTGGAGGCCTTGGTGGGCGCCGAGGCGGCCGAAGCCTACCGCAAGCAGGGCACCGGTCGCATGTTCGGCTCGTTTAGAAACATGCCGCGACCCGCGGGTCAGGCGACCCCGGCGACCGGCCGTTAGTTGCGCGGCTTGTTGCGATACTCGGCGCTCTTGCGCAGGTCGTCCTTCACGTCGCTCTCGGTCCAGCCCTTGTCACGCACGGCCCAGGTGTATTGCCTCAGGCCCGCGGGATCGACCTCGCGACCAAGCACGTCGCGGTAGGCGCGGCGCACGATCGCCTCGGCGGCCTCGTTGCGATAGCGGTCCTCGCGGCGCAGGTGGTCGCGCAGCATCCGCTCGGTCCAGCCGGCGTCGATGATGCGGTTGCGGAATTCCCGCAGCTCGCCGGCATCGGGGGCGCGGCCGAGCAGGTCCTGAAAGGTGTCCTGCACGAGCTTGTCGGGATTGGTCGGCGGCCGTGCGCCGCCGGGTTGCCCGGGGCCGGGCTGGCCGTGACCCGGCCGGTTGCCGCGGATGCGCTCGACCCGCAGCGAGGAGATGCGGTCATTCCAACTCACGCCGACGCCGCCGGCGACGGGCCGACCGGTGAGGTCGCGGGTATTCTCCGTCAGACGCAGGGCTTCGCCGCGGTAACGGGAGTTTTCATAGGCAAAGACCTCCACGTCCCCCTCGACGCGAATGGAAGAGATGCTGTCGTTGAGCTTGCTGCCGTTGTCGAAGGTTCGTCCCGACAGGTTGTCGATGGCTTCGCCGGGGTAGAGCACCAGGCTGTCACCGCGGAAGTTGGCGTGCTGGTAGATGATCACGCGACCCGCGGGGCGGCGACGATCATCCTCGCGTCCGTCGTAACCGTCACCGGGGCGGTCGGCCAGCGCGGTGGCGACAAGCGCGGTAAGGAGAAAAAGCAAACGGGGTTTCATGGCTATAAGACGCCGCCACCGGACCGATTATTCAAGCTTTCGCATGAAGGCCGACCGCATCCGGGCGGAGGGACGTCGCGTAAATCTCCCCGACAGCCCGTCTCCACGCGGCCCCGGGACCAGTCGGTCACCGAGCGTCGGGTGGGGATCGGGATCACCACGAATCCCACCACACCATAAAAACTGACATGAAACCTGGATCCATTACCTCCGCCCTCCGGGGCGTGTTCCTCGCCTCGCTGCTGTCCGTGTCCTGCGTCTCCCTGCCTGCGGCTTGGAGCCTTTCCCTGAAGGCCGGCCTCACACCGCTGAGCGGCGGCGATGTTCACCAAGGCCCCGCCTTTGACGGTTCCGTCCTGCTCGGATTGCCGGCCGGCAGTCTGCCCGTGGATGTGGACGCCAAAAGCTTCGACGATGTCTATGGCGATTTCACCGAGCTCGGCCTTGAGGCCGCCTACGCCGCCAGCGAAAACCTGAGCTACACGGTTGGCCTCGGCTGGCTCTCGGCCGACGAAGGCGTGTTGCGCGTCGGCACCGTGGCCGGCGCCCTGCCGCTCAACGGCCGCTTCAGCGACTACCAGGACTTCCAAGTCTACGCCGGCGTGCGCTACAACTTCCGCATCACCGAGCGCTGGAACCCCTATGTGGGCGCTCAGCTCGGCTACAAGCGCGTGGACGAGATCACCGCTTCGTTCTCGGTGCCCAACACGCCGTTCAACGCGCCCTACCAGGACGCGCTCACCAACGCGAAGTTCTACAACGCCAGCAACGTCTGGACCTACGGCGTCACCCTAGGGGTCGAATACAAACTCACCGACAAGGCGACGGTCGCGCTTGAGACGGGTTACCTGGCGCAGGGCTCGCTCGACGACAACGACAGCATCGTCGGACTGCTTGGCCTCAATGCCCTCAACGACGAGGGCGACCTCAGCTACGTGCCGCTGCGTCTCAGCCTGAACATCAGCTTCTGAGGCCAGCGCCTCGGTGTGCCACCGCGGAGCCGGGCAACCGGCTCCGATTTTTTATCGACCGCGGTTGGACGTGGCGCGCGGCTTTGTTAATCGCCGGCCTCGAGGTGGTGGCAACCCTTGCTGACCGGATTGAGTGCGGCGGCATGTACGACCAGCAGGGCGGTTTGCACAGCGTTGCGCAGCTCGATCAGGTCACGGGTCGGACGACAATCGCGATAAAACGCCTGGATGTCCTCGCGCAGCTCCAGCAGGATGCGCCGCGCGCGGGCCAGTCGCCGGGGCGAACGGAGAATGCCCGCGTAGTTCCACATCGTCTGCCGGATCTGCTGCAGATCCTGCCGGATAAGCAGCGGATCCGCCACCTTGTCCGGACTGCGCCACACCCGTGGCTGGGGAGGGGCAATGTTCGTAATACGAACATTGGCGGGCGACGCTTCGGAGGTGAGTTCCGCGAGGTCGGCGCGGGCGCAGGCCTTGGCGGCGACGAGACATTCGAGCAGGGAGGTGCTGGCGAGGCGGTTGGCGCCATGCAGGCCGGTGCAGGCGGTTTCGCCGATGGCGTTGAGCTGACGGACGTTCGTGCGGCCCGACAGGTCGGTATGCACGCCACCGCAGGAAAAATGCGCGGCGGGCACGACCGGGATCGGTTCGCGGGTGATGTCCACACCGTTGGCCAGGCACCTTTCGTGGATGGAGGGAAACCGCTCGCGGATGAAGTCGGGCTTGAGTGCCGAAAGATCCAGGAACGCGCAGGGCTCACCGGTGGCCGCGAGGTGGTGCTGGATGGCGCGCGACACCACGTCGCGCGGGGCCAGGGAGCCGAGGGGATGCACGCCGTCCATGAACCGTCGGCCGTGGGCATCGACCAGAACCGCGCCTTCGCCGCGCAGGGCCTCGGTGATGAGGAAGGGCTGCGCACCCTTCTTGAAGAAGACCGTGGGATGAAACTGCACGTATTCGAGGTCCATCAACCGCGCGCCCACGCGGTAGGCCATCGCCACGCCATGCCCGACACTGCCGGGCTGGTTGGTGGTGTGCTGGAAAACTCCGCCGAGGCCGCCGGTCGCGAGGATGGTCTTGCGCGCGGTGAACGCGACGACCTCGCCGGTGGCCGTGTCGAGGGCATAGCAGCCGAAACAGGTCAGCGGCTCATAACGGTCGAGCGGCTCGGTGGAGTTGTGCGAGAGCGTGAGCAGGTCGATCGCCACGAAGCCGCTGCGCCGGGTGATCCCCGGCGTGGCATCCACGCGCGCGGCCACGGCAGCGAGGATGGAGTGACCGGTGGTGTCCTTGGTGTGGATGATGCGTCGCTCCTGATGCCCGCCCTCACGCGTCAGGTGCAGGCCGCCCGCGGTCTCGCGATCGAAACCGACGTTGAGTTCGTCGATCAGCAGCTCCTTCACGGCGGCGGGGCCTTCCTGGACGAGCTGGGCGATGGCCGCGGGATTCGCGGTGCCGTCACTGGCATCGAGGATGTCCTGCGTGAGGCGCGCAGGATCGGGCGAAGTGTCGTAGATGATGCCGCCCTGCGCCCAGTCGCTGTTGGCCTGCAGCGGGTCGGCGAGCGAAAGCAGTTCCACCTGGCGGCCGGCGCGCGCCAGGTGCAGCGCATAGGCCGAGCCGGCGAGACCGGCCCCGAGCACAAGGCAGTCGGTGGTGATGATTTTCATGACCCGATCTTACACAAAGCAGCCAAGGAGCTAAGCTGCTCAATCCTGTCGCCTCCTTGGCTCCTTTGCTGCTTTGTGTTCATTTCCTCAGATCTAGGCTAAGGTCCGCCGCGGCCACCGAGTGCGTAAGTGCGCCGATGCTGATGATGTCCACTCCCGGCAGCGCGTAATCGCGGAGCGTGGCGAAGGTCACGCCGCCGGAAACTTCGATGAGCGCGCGGCCGGCGACGGTCTTGACGGCAGCACGAACCTGCGCGGGCGTCATGTTGTCGAGCAGGATGATGTCGGCCCCGGCGCGGACCGCTTCCTTCACCTCGGCGAGGGTCTTGGCCTCCGCCTCGATCTTGGCGCCGTGGGCGGCGGCGATGCGGCAGAGCTCAACCGCGCGGGCGAGCGAACCGGCGGCGGCGATATGGTTGTCCTTGATGAGCACCTGCTCACCGAGCGAGCTGCGGTGGTTGAAGCAACCGCCGGAGCGCACGGCGTATTTTTCCAAAGCGCGCCAGCCGGGGGTGGTCTTGCGCGTATCCACGATGCGCACGCCCGTGCCTTTGACGGCAGCGGCGTAACGCGCGGCTTGTGTGGCGATGCCGCTGAGGCGCTGGAGGAAATTCAGCGCGGTGCGCTCGGCGGTAAGGATCGAGGCGGTGGAGCCCTCCACGCTGAGCGCGAGGTCGCCCTTCTTCAACCGTTGGCCATCGCGGGCGAGGAGGCGGACCTTGAGCGTCGGATCGAGTTTGGCGAAGACGCGCGCCGCAATCTCCACGCCGCAGAGCACAAGGTCCTGTTTGGCATCAATGACGGCGCGGCGGCGATGCCTCGCCGGGAAGATGGCGCGGCTGGTGATGTCGCCGAGGCCGGCATCCTCCTCCAGGGCGAGGTCGATCAGGTGTTCGGTGCGGGCGGTGATCATGGAGAATGGGTCTGGGGGGCGCTCAATCCCTGGGGGCGAGTTCGAACATCCGGTCGATGCAGCGGGCGGCGCGGCGGCGGGTGTCTTCGTCGAGGGTCACGATCTGGTCGGCGCGCGGTGCGGCGAGGGCGTCGCGGACCTTTTCCAGCGAGTTCAGCTTCATGTAGGGACAGAGGCGGCAGCCGCCGATGAAGTGCTTGTCGGGCGTCTCGACCTGCAGCCGGCCGACGAGGCCGCACTCGGTGAGCATCAGGTAGTAGGGGGCCTCGCTCGTCTTGACGTATTTCATCATCGCGCCGGTGCTGCCCACGAAATCCGCGGCCGCGGCAACCTCGGGCGTGCATTCGGGGTGGGCGACGACCTTCAGGCCGGGGAACCGCGCGCGCGCGTCGGCGACAGCCGCCGCGTCGAAGACGTCGTGCACGATGCAGGTGCCGTCGGAGGTGATGATCTCCTTGGCCACGCCACGGCGCTTCAGCTCGGTGCGGATGTTTTCGCCCATGAGGCGGTCGGGCACGAAGAGAATGCGCTGCTGGGGCAAGGCCGACACGATGTCGTAAACATTGCCCGAGGTGACGCAAACATCGGACTCGGCTTTCACGTCGGCGGTCGAGTTGATGTAGCAGACGACGGCCGCGTCGGGGTAGGCGGCCTTCAATTTCCGCAGCTGGTCGCCGGTAAGCGAGTCGGCCAGCGAGCAACCCGAACCGCGGTCGGGCACGACAACGGTGGCGTCGGGGGAAAGGATCTTGGCGGTCTCGGCCATGAAGACCACGCCGGCAAAAACGATCATTTTTGCCTTCGCCTCGCGGGCCTTGAGACTGAGGAAGTAGGAGTCGCCCTTGAAATCGCCCACGCCATAGACGATCTCGGGTTCGACGTAGGAGTGGGTGAGGATGACGGCGTCCTTCTCCTTTTTGAGCCGGTTGATCTCGAGCGTGAGCGGCGCGAACTTCCGGCAGGCGTCGTAATCCCAGGATTTGCCCGGCGTGCAGTCCACGTGGAGGAACGCCTTGAACAGGCGCTCTGTCTCGGCCTCGAGTTCGGCGGCGGTGAACGTGGCGGTCGGCGTCATGGGAGGGTCAACTTAGCCGTGGCGCCGACGTGGGCAAGGCCCCATCGTGTCCAATGGCGGCCCCTTTCGGTTTGTCATTCTGCCGCAGCGCGAGTTCGCTGTCTGAAACACCCCCTGACGCCGTGCCCCCGGCCAGCCCCACCCCCGAAATAGCCGCCCCGCATCATGCGCTGCTGTCTGCGCGCACGATGAGCCAGCAGAACCGCGCCGAGATGCGCGAGGCCTTCGACGCGGCCATCCGTCAGGCCGACCACGGCCGCCTGCCGCTGCGCGTGCCGCACGAGGTGAAGCAGGTGCAGAACCGCCGCGGCATGCACTATCACTACCGGCCGGAGATTTTCCTCGGGGTGCAGGGCTGGACGGACTTCAGCTTTCCCAGCGAGGGCTTTCGCGTCGGTCCGGGCGACCTCTGCCTGATCCCGGCCGGCGTGCCGCACGCCGAAGTCGTGCACGGCGACGCCGGGATTCCCTTCCGGAACCTCGTGATCGGTTTCTACAACAACACCGTCAGCGTCCACTTCGCCCACGAGGCGCGTCCGCGCAAGCCCGACATCGAGGCCATCGAGTTCTTCGACGCGCCGAATCTCGACGCCTTCCTCGTCCTCGCCAACTCGCTCGTGCATGCGCACGCCATGCACGCGCCGGCCCGCGACGCCGTGCTGAAGGGCACGCTGCTCGCGCTGCTCGGCCTGTTCCGCAATCTCGTCGAGACCGGCACCGGCCATCTCAACAGCGACATCGGCAAGGTCTTCCAGGCAAAATGCC
This DNA window, taken from Oleiharenicola lentus, encodes the following:
- the nadA gene encoding quinolinate synthase NadA, translating into MTPTATFTAAELEAETERLFKAFLHVDCTPGKSWDYDACRKFAPLTLEINRLKKEKDAVILTHSYVEPEIVYGVGDFKGDSYFLSLKAREAKAKMIVFAGVVFMAETAKILSPDATVVVPDRGSGCSLADSLTGDQLRKLKAAYPDAAVVCYINSTADVKAESDVCVTSGNVYDIVSALPQQRILFVPDRLMGENIRTELKRRGVAKEIITSDGTCIVHDVFDAAAVADARARFPGLKVVAHPECTPEVAAAADFVGSTGAMMKYVKTSEAPYYLMLTECGLVGRLQVETPDKHFIGGCRLCPYMKLNSLEKVRDALAAPRADQIVTLDEDTRRRAARCIDRMFELAPRD
- a CDS encoding MBL fold metallo-hydrolase, whose amino-acid sequence is MPFSRRRFLRLLSAGAAASAAGQTARADEAMNPPYPRSDHFDGERFFNPNGHNPRGFRDLLKWQFSRTQGLWPAWVENTAQPALPATLAPRACAVTFVGHDTFLLQFDGLNVLTDPIWSDRCSPVSWAGPKRVRAPGLAFEALPRIDLVLVSHNHYDHLDLPTLKRLHAAHRPVLLTPLGNKPFLAGEGIDTAVELDWWQSHEVKPGVKVTVTPAQHFAARGMSDRFMTLWGGFALETLAGKIWFAGDSGYFDGFKAIGEKLGPFDLALIPIGAYEPRWFMEPVHCTPAEAIQIHRDVRARRSLAMHFGCFPLADDGFAQPVTEFRAAFAASQLGAEDFVVPEVGETRILSFA
- the miaB gene encoding tRNA (N6-isopentenyl adenosine(37)-C2)-methylthiotransferase MiaB; its protein translation is MNRVYIKTYGCQMNERDSEAVAALLRARGYRIVQDEDACDVMLMNTCSVRDMAEQKAIGKAGYVAQKKKRNPRFILGILGCMAQNRGASLLDALPDVDLIVGTQKFHQVPDYLDNLRAAQAAGTVLPTRIVDIAEEAGSQNTIRDHVLEEKQVSAFVSIQQGCNMDCAFCIVPKTRGDERSRPMDEIVRECEQLADRGVKEITLLGQIVTSYGRRDYAHTDGVTPFVQLLERVNAIPGIRRIRFTSPHPRGFKDDLIQAYGRLEKLCEYVHLPMQSGSDRILKAMNRPYSRDRYKQIVDDLRRVRPDMYFSTDIIVGFPGETDEEFAQTRDLFAACDFDMAYVFKYSIRSGTPAADMGDQIPDEVKEARNAELLAILEANSNRRNATLLGTTQEVLVEGPDKKGLGFMGRTRGNRIVHFAASERLIGELVPVKIERVSTAVLYGSLQLAGVEK
- a CDS encoding outer membrane beta-barrel protein, with the protein product MKPGSITSALRGVFLASLLSVSCVSLPAAWSLSLKAGLTPLSGGDVHQGPAFDGSVLLGLPAGSLPVDVDAKSFDDVYGDFTELGLEAAYAASENLSYTVGLGWLSADEGVLRVGTVAGALPLNGRFSDYQDFQVYAGVRYNFRITERWNPYVGAQLGYKRVDEITASFSVPNTPFNAPYQDALTNAKFYNASNVWTYGVTLGVEYKLTDKATVALETGYLAQGSLDDNDSIVGLLGLNALNDEGDLSYVPLRLSLNISF
- the nadC gene encoding carboxylating nicotinate-nucleotide diphosphorylase — encoded protein: MITARTEHLIDLALEEDAGLGDITSRAIFPARHRRRAVIDAKQDLVLCGVEIAARVFAKLDPTLKVRLLARDGQRLKKGDLALSVEGSTASILTAERTALNFLQRLSGIATQAARYAAAVKGTGVRIVDTRKTTPGWRALEKYAVRSGGCFNHRSSLGEQVLIKDNHIAAAGSLARAVELCRIAAAHGAKIEAEAKTLAEVKEAVRAGADIILLDNMTPAQVRAAVKTVAGRALIEVSGGVTFATLRDYALPGVDIISIGALTHSVAAADLSLDLRK
- a CDS encoding guanylate kinase; translated protein: MAASSHGLIILAGPAGVGKSTLCERLVTEVPGFERVITATTRPPRPNEVNGRDYHFYSEADFDAKLAADGFLEWAWVHRKYRYGTPKSSVLERLPHTSLVMNIDVQGVRSIRAAAAGIPLLQRCLVTIFIAPDSLDVLRERLEGRGPLPAEELARRLQSAELELAERYSYDYIIHSSTKEQDFRALLAYWAQAQQKLSSA
- the nadB gene encoding L-aspartate oxidase, with product MKIITTDCLVLGAGLAGSAYALHLARAGRQVELLSLADPLQANSDWAQGGIIYDTSPDPARLTQDILDASDGTANPAAIAQLVQEGPAAVKELLIDELNVGFDRETAGGLHLTREGGHQERRIIHTKDTTGHSILAAVAARVDATPGITRRSGFVAIDLLTLSHNSTEPLDRYEPLTCFGCYALDTATGEVVAFTARKTILATGGLGGVFQHTTNQPGSVGHGVAMAYRVGARLMDLEYVQFHPTVFFKKGAQPFLITEALRGEGAVLVDAHGRRFMDGVHPLGSLAPRDVVSRAIQHHLAATGEPCAFLDLSALKPDFIRERFPSIHERCLANGVDITREPIPVVPAAHFSCGGVHTDLSGRTNVRQLNAIGETACTGLHGANRLASTSLLECLVAAKACARADLAELTSEASPANVRITNIAPPQPRVWRSPDKVADPLLIRQDLQQIRQTMWNYAGILRSPRRLARARRILLELREDIQAFYRDCRPTRDLIELRNAVQTALLVVHAAALNPVSKGCHHLEAGD
- a CDS encoding helix-turn-helix domain-containing protein yields the protein MPPASPTPEIAAPHHALLSARTMSQQNRAEMREAFDAAIRQADHGRLPLRVPHEVKQVQNRRGMHYHYRPEIFLGVQGWTDFSFPSEGFRVGPGDLCLIPAGVPHAEVVHGDAGIPFRNLVIGFYNNTVSVHFAHEARPRKPDIEAIEFFDAPNLDAFLVLANSLVHAHAMHAPARDAVLKGTLLALLGLFRNLVETGTGHLNSDIGKVFQAKCLVREQFANPELSVQHIAQQLGCSADYLSHLFHTETRERLTHYIQRIRIDGAIVALDGGTLTISQIAYASGFSDPAYFARVFKQHKGVTPQEFRLQAEARRQQTEGRPKTVYHDHLDYTHGVPAEKSSPTGK